In Rhinolophus sinicus isolate RSC01 chromosome X, ASM3656204v1, whole genome shotgun sequence, a single genomic region encodes these proteins:
- the TEX13B gene encoding testis-expressed protein 13B — MALNPEDPSGGFQHDTVMAFVNEKMARHVKGPEFYLENTSLSWAEVEDKLRGILEGSELPSEAKEACAWGCLALGLRFAHKQRQLHTRRVQWLHNFCKLHKSAAQTLASNLRELTEQKEMERKEAAYHLQLTQAKLEEVQKERDLLRWKLFRAELESAREQERVDEGPGLATVCGAGTERAGEEEDMAEAATTTATTGGAAGGGGKQKDAKDAPTPSAPAAAFTAGAPSQMSPLWGPSDVRPRSDVGPQEKDPQEPQRGRDADPKPQRPPVFRKPGDWDCPWCKAVNFSPREICFCCGGGIWLQKP, encoded by the exons ATGGCTTTGAACCCAGAGGACCCCTCTGGTGGGTTTCAGCATGACACGGTGATGGCCTTCGTCAACGAGAAAATGGCCAGGCACGTAAAAGGCCCTGAATTCTATCTCGAGAATACATCTCTGTCCTGGGCCGAGGTGGAGGACAAGCTCAGGGGCATCCTGGAGGGCAGCGAGTTGCCCAGCGAGGCCAAAGAGGCCTGTGCCTGGggctgcctggccctgggcctgcGCTTTGCCCACAAGCAGCGCCAGTTACACACACGCAGGGTGCAGTGGCTACACAACTTCTGCAAACTGCACAAGTCGGCTGCACAGACCTTGGCCTCAAACCTGAGGGAGCTCACAGAGCAGAAGGAGATGGAGCGCAAGGAGGCTGCCTACCATCTGCAGCTGACCCAGGCTAAACTGGAGGAGGTGCAGAAAGAGAGGGACCTGCTGAGGTGGAAGCTTTTCCGGGCT GAGCTGGAGTCTGCCAGGGAGCAGGAGCGGGTCGATGAAGGACCAGGCCTGGCCACTGTCTGTGGGGCTGGGACAGAAAGAGCAGGTGAGGAGGAAGACATGGCAGAGGctgctactactactgctacCACTGGGGGcgctgcaggaggaggaggaaaacagaaggaTGCTAAGG ATGCACCCACACCATCTGCACCAGCAGCGGCCTTCACTGCAGGAGCTCCGTCCCAGATGTCTCCCCTCTGGGGGCCCTCTGATGTTAGACCAAGGTCTGATGTGGGGCCCCAGGAAAAAGACCCTCAAGAACCACAAAGAGGCAGAGACGCTGATCCCAAACCGCAGAGACCTCCAGTATTTCGCAAGCCCGGGGATTGGGACTGCCCTTGGTGTAAAGCCGTGAATTTTTCACCGAGGGAAATTTGCTTCTGCTGTGGGGGGGGAATCTGGCTACAGAAGCCTTaa